One Mercenaria mercenaria strain notata chromosome 12, MADL_Memer_1, whole genome shotgun sequence DNA segment encodes these proteins:
- the LOC123533989 gene encoding uncharacterized protein LOC123533989, which translates to MFVQPKTNTEELNNIKAILDGKGEYTVKKQHPNTLDSNTENGEQEESVETELKSSPANHKLAKNGIIDSGSDMVGKLLNTFTGNTLHTSVHGKLKTRHTGAQISKRFLTNGVQEGPVAFHAVIARNHIEHLGLDQNVVFESVNLNLGGRLQQSTWTFHCSKIWTLHFLYINYELYKCKSRV; encoded by the exons ATGTTTGTCCAACCTAAAACAAATACTGAGGAGCTAAACAATATCAAAGCCATACTGGATGGAAAAGGTGAATATACAGTAAAGAAACAACATCCAAACACTCTGGATTCAAATACAGAAAATGGGGAACAAGAAGAAAGTGTTGAAACTGAACTGAAATCATCCCCAGCCAATCACAAGCTTGCTAAGAATGGAATCATAGACTCGGGATCAGATATGGTTGGaaagcttttgaacacttttACTGGAAACACACTACATACATCAGTCCATGGAAAGCTGAAAACCAGACATACTG GGGCTCAGATCTCTAAAAGGTTTTTGACCAATGGTGTTCAAGAGGGACCTGTAGCATTCCATGCAGTTATAGCTAGGAATCATATTGAACATCTAGGTCTTGATCAGAATGTTGTCTTTGAATCTGTTAACCTCAACCTAGGGGGGAGGTTACAGCAATCAACATGGACTTTTCATTGCTCCAAAATCTGGACTTTACATTTTCTCTACATCAATTATGAGCTATATAAATGCAAAAGCAGAGTTTAG